The genomic stretch CGCACTGCGTTGGCGGTGCTGAGGGCCAGCCGCCTGGCCAAGGACGAGGTCGTCCTGGTCACCGCCGCCGCAGGCGGCGTCGGCGGCTTGCTCGTCCAACTGGCGGTGTCAGCCGGGGCAAGCAGCGTTATCGCCGTGGCCGGCGGCCAGCGCAAGTGCGAGCACGCGAGCTCCCTCGGCGCGGACGTCACCATCGACTACCGCGAGCAGGGCTGGACCGAGCAGTTGAAGAAGACCGTCGAGGGCCAGGGCCTGAACGTGGTCTTCGACGGCGTCGGCGGCGAAGCCGGACGGTCGATCTTCGACATCGCCCCGCCCCTGTCGCGCATCAGCGCCTTCGGCATGGCCAGTGGTTCCTACACCGACGCCTCTGTGCGCGACATCGTATTGCGCGGAGTCACCGTCGTGGGTGGCGCGCAGCTGCGTTCACCCAGCGAGAGCAACACCCTGAGCGCTGCTGCCTTGGCCCAAGCCGCTGAAGGCCGGCTGAAGCCGGTCATCGGGCAGATCTTTCCGTTGGAACGCGCAGCCGATGCGCATGCTGCTGTTGAAGGTCGTGATGTCATCGGTAAAACGCTGCTTTCCTGCTAATCCCCCCCCGTCACCCCTTTCAACGGAGAACCCCTTGACCACCTCTGCCATGGACGCTACGGGCGAGACACCGCCCGAAGCTCCACCCTTTGTATGGACCGCCAAATACACCGGGGCGCTTTTCGTCCTGTGCCTGGCCCAGCTGATCGAGTCGCTGGACATCACCGTAGTGAACGTCGCCCTGCCTGCGATCCAGTCTGACGTCGGCTTCAGCGATAACACCCTGCAGTGGGTAGTCAGCGCCTACACCGTGCTCTTCGGTGGATTCCTGCTGTTGGGTGGGCGCTCTGGCGACCTGTTCGGCAAGCGCCGGGTCTTCACGACGGGCATCGCCGTGTTCGCGGTGGCCTCTCTGGTGACCGGCGTGGCCACCAGCGCTGGGCTGCTCACCACTGGACGTGCGCTGCAGGGCCTGTCGGCGGCGTTCGTCTCCCCGATGACCCTGGCGATGATCGGAGTCATCTTCCCTGAGGGCAAGGCTCGTAACAAGGCGTTCGGTGTCTGGGGAACCACGACCGGCATCAGCACGTCCGCCGGTGTGATCCTGGGCGGGCTGTTCACCAGCGGGCCCGGCTGGCGTTGGATCTTCTTCATCAACCTCCCGATCGCGTTGCTGCTGCTGTGGGGCGCCAAGCGTTACCTGCCGGCTGACGGAGAGCGGACCAGCGCCAAGGGCTTCGACATCCTGGGCGCCATCCTGGTGACGGCGGGCACAAGCCTCGCGGTGTATGCCTGCGTGCAGACGCAAGACCACGCGTGGGGCTCCACTCGGACCTTGAGCCTGCTGTTCATCGCGCTCCTGCTGTTGATCGCCTTCGTGGCTTACGAGGCCAAGGTCGCCAAGCAACCGCTGGTCGTCTTCTCCATCTTCCGGAGCCGGGCGGTGAGCGGCGCCAACGTGGTGGCGGTCTTCGTCGGCGCCTCGCTGCTGGCGATGTTCTACTGCCTGTCGCTGTACGAGCAGCAGGTGCTGGGCTAC from Jatrophihabitans sp. encodes the following:
- a CDS encoding MFS transporter → MTTSAMDATGETPPEAPPFVWTAKYTGALFVLCLAQLIESLDITVVNVALPAIQSDVGFSDNTLQWVVSAYTVLFGGFLLLGGRSGDLFGKRRVFTTGIAVFAVASLVTGVATSAGLLTTGRALQGLSAAFVSPMTLAMIGVIFPEGKARNKAFGVWGTTTGISTSAGVILGGLFTSGPGWRWIFFINLPIALLLLWGAKRYLPADGERTSAKGFDILGAILVTAGTSLAVYACVQTQDHAWGSTRTLSLLFIALLLLIAFVAYEAKVAKQPLVVFSIFRSRAVSGANVVAVFVGASLLAMFYCLSLYEQQVLGYSALKTGLSYLPLTGMLTACAFLAPALIPRIGIRAVILLGSLIATAGLIMFARITPSGGIWNDVILPSLIVSPGLALTFIPMSMAAVTGVAPEHMGFASGMANVTRTLGSAIGLAVIATLAATKTADKVASGQNVIDATSSGFTLGFAVCACLMAGAAVASLLLPGKPKEQVAS
- a CDS encoding zinc-binding dehydrogenase, giving the protein MRRIRLTQFGPPDVLQLEEVADPTPGPGQVLINVEFAGVTFVETQVRAGRPPWSGPLPPTPYFPGNGVEGVISAVGSDVDPSLVGNRVVSPTGGSGGYADRVVVNQAMVIPVPDATPAGDAVALLADGRTALAVLRASRLAKDEVVLVTAAAGGVGGLLVQLAVSAGASSVIAVAGGQRKCEHASSLGADVTIDYREQGWTEQLKKTVEGQGLNVVFDGVGGEAGRSIFDIAPPLSRISAFGMASGSYTDASVRDIVLRGVTVVGGAQLRSPSESNTLSAAALAQAAEGRLKPVIGQIFPLERAADAHAAVEGRDVIGKTLLSC